TTACGTTGGGAAGGTGCTTATGTGGAAGTGCCACAACTGAAGGAAATGATTCATACACTGAGAAACAGGGCGCATGAACTGGGCAAGTCGGGAGAAAGTAACATGCAGCTCGGATTGTCGTTTCATGTGCGGCCGGATGGCTTCCTTCACTACTCTGCATATGAAGTGGGGCGGGATCAGAAGGTGCCGGACGATATGATCGAAATCATCATTCCGGAAATGACCTATGTTACGGCAAAACATCATCGAGGGGAAGATATCGGGCTCACGTATCACAAAATTGATTTATGGTTAAAAGAAAGTGACTATAAACCTTTTACCGACGCCAGTGTAGAATATTTCGATGTCCTGCCGATCAAGCATGAAACTTACCCGCCTGATAGGGACGAAAGTGATCCACACTTTGATATCTTCATCCCGGTAGAGAAGAAGTGATGGAAACATAAAAAGAGATAGACAGGAAATCTGTCTATCTCTTTCTCTTATTATTTGAAGATCCCAAACGGCTTCCCTACAGGAAGAGCCTCTTTGCCAAAATGTGTGTTCAACACGCTTGCCGCAGATCCGTAAAAGCTGAATAATGAAATGAATAATTCAGAGATTGCTGCAAGTTTGTGCATAGCTTCTGGTGCAATCCCTAAAGTGGAAAGGGAAAGCCCGATAAATAAGAAGTCGATCAATACAAAGATGATGAATAGTACCTTATGGGTTTCCATTGCCCCTACAGTCATGAAGATACTGAAGATCAGGTAACCGATGAAGGCTATTCCCAGTTGATGTGGATCGACGGCTGCAGCTGCAGCTTCCCCGAATACGCCGAAAGAAATCAACCAAGATGTACCGACTCCAAGCCAGAATAATCCAAACGCGCCGAACGCAGTGGATCCGAACGTATTATTATGCTTGGCATCGCCAAAGCAAGCAATCAGTTGAGCGATTCCGCCTAGGAAGATGGCCCAAGGCAGGACGAACGATACGCCGTCAGTCCATCCAAGTTTCGCAGATGAAGCAACGAGTGTGACCATAGCTAGTCCGAAAAGTCCAAGCGCGGATGGATCGGCTGTAGCTATTTGAACCCGTTGAGTGGTTTGAGTTTGATTCATGATGATACCTCCTATTAAACATACTTGACTAATTTACATAAAAAAGTCGTAGTATGCAATAGAAAATATGATGTAAGCGAAACTTTCATAAATTTCTTGCTGTCATAAGGGGTATATCGTATATGTATTGAACTTTCTTACAAATTTCATGTCACGATCACACAATTCACACCAAAAAACGCATGAAAAGAGAGAATCCTACATACACATCTACAGGGGCAGATGAATGCCCGCAGAAAGGGGTGATTGTATGGAGGACTACTTCCTTTTCATGCTCCTATTCCAGGCAGGT
The nucleotide sequence above comes from Bacillus sp. KH172YL63. Encoded proteins:
- a CDS encoding GyrI-like domain-containing protein: MTYTIVKRPEYRAAGLRWEGAYVEVPQLKEMIHTLRNRAHELGKSGESNMQLGLSFHVRPDGFLHYSAYEVGRDQKVPDDMIEIIIPEMTYVTAKHHRGEDIGLTYHKIDLWLKESDYKPFTDASVEYFDVLPIKHETYPPDRDESDPHFDIFIPVEKK
- a CDS encoding acetate uptake transporter, with amino-acid sequence MNQTQTTQRVQIATADPSALGLFGLAMVTLVASSAKLGWTDGVSFVLPWAIFLGGIAQLIACFGDAKHNNTFGSTAFGAFGLFWLGVGTSWLISFGVFGEAAAAAVDPHQLGIAFIGYLIFSIFMTVGAMETHKVLFIIFVLIDFLFIGLSLSTLGIAPEAMHKLAAISELFISLFSFYGSAASVLNTHFGKEALPVGKPFGIFK